From a single Nicotiana tabacum cultivar K326 chromosome 8, ASM71507v2, whole genome shotgun sequence genomic region:
- the LOC107806387 gene encoding myb family transcription factor PHL11-like isoform X3 produces MFPLRVVFFMKLIPQQKATPKSVLRLMGVKGLTLYHLKSHLQKYRLGQQAKKQNAAEQNKENSSGDSSGQFNLHSSGPGTSSLSMNYIQGDVPIAEAVMSQIEVQKRLQDQLEVQQKLQMRIEAQGKYLQVILSKAQKSIPVNMNSPSAVEATRAQLTDLDLPLSNLMNYTNRQNRNDNIIGKTTHDDNIKEELQRSNYIVEEEQKSNMNLNFDLNSRNSYDFVGANAAVLEAKALSHGRLET; encoded by the exons ATGTTTCCTCTCCGTGTCGTTTTCTTTATGAAATTGATACCACAACAAA AAGCAACTCCCAAGTCAGTACTGAGGTTAATGGGCGTGAAGGGTTTGACACTATACCATTTGAAGAGTCATTTGCAG AAGTATAGACTTGGACAGCAGGCCAAGAAACAAAATGCAGCGgagcaaaacaaagaaaacagTAGTG GGGATTCGTCGGGACAATTTAATTTGCATTCCTCAGGCCCTGGTACCTCATCATTAAGTATGAACTATATACAAGG AGATGTTCCAATAGCAGAGGCAGTAATGAGTCAGATTGAAGTTCAGAAAAGATTACAGGACCAGCTTGAG GTGCAACAGAAATTGCAAATGAGAATAGAGGCACAAGGTAAGTATCTGCAAGTGATATTAAGTAAAGCTCAGAAGAGCATTCCAGTGAACATGAATTCTCCTAGTGCAGTGGAAGCAACAAGAGCTCAGCTTACTGATTTGGATTTACCTCTGTCAAATTTAATGAATTACACGAATAGACAGAACCGGAATGATAACATTATCGGTAAAACAACACATGATGATAATATCAAAGAGGAGCTACAAAGGTCTAATTACATTGTGGAGGAAGAACAAAAGAGCAATATGAATCTTAACTTCGATTTGAATTCCAGAAATAGCTATGACTTTGTTGGTGCAAATGCAGCCGTGTTGGAAGCCAAAGCACTTTCACATGGAAGATTGGAAACATAG
- the LOC107806387 gene encoding myb family transcription factor PHL11-like isoform X4, giving the protein MGVKGLTLYHLKSHLQKYRLGQQAKKQNAAEQNKENSSGDSSGQFNLHSSGPGTSSLSMNYIQGDVPIAEAVMSQIEVQKRLQDQLEVQQKLQMRIEAQGKYLQVILSKAQKSIPVNMNSPSAVEATRAQLTDLDLPLSNLMNYTNRQNRNDNIIGKTTHDDNIKEELQRSNYIVEEEQKSNMNLNFDLNSRNSYDFVGANAAVLEAKALSHGRLET; this is encoded by the exons ATGGGCGTGAAGGGTTTGACACTATACCATTTGAAGAGTCATTTGCAG AAGTATAGACTTGGACAGCAGGCCAAGAAACAAAATGCAGCGgagcaaaacaaagaaaacagTAGTG GGGATTCGTCGGGACAATTTAATTTGCATTCCTCAGGCCCTGGTACCTCATCATTAAGTATGAACTATATACAAGG AGATGTTCCAATAGCAGAGGCAGTAATGAGTCAGATTGAAGTTCAGAAAAGATTACAGGACCAGCTTGAG GTGCAACAGAAATTGCAAATGAGAATAGAGGCACAAGGTAAGTATCTGCAAGTGATATTAAGTAAAGCTCAGAAGAGCATTCCAGTGAACATGAATTCTCCTAGTGCAGTGGAAGCAACAAGAGCTCAGCTTACTGATTTGGATTTACCTCTGTCAAATTTAATGAATTACACGAATAGACAGAACCGGAATGATAACATTATCGGTAAAACAACACATGATGATAATATCAAAGAGGAGCTACAAAGGTCTAATTACATTGTGGAGGAAGAACAAAAGAGCAATATGAATCTTAACTTCGATTTGAATTCCAGAAATAGCTATGACTTTGTTGGTGCAAATGCAGCCGTGTTGGAAGCCAAAGCACTTTCACATGGAAGATTGGAAACATAG
- the LOC107806387 gene encoding myb family transcription factor PHL11-like isoform X2, which translates to MYNGSGAGRGGSFMYENEVVMTRDPKPRLRWTVDLHQHFVDAVTKLGGPEKATPKSVLRLMGVKGLTLYHLKSHLQKYRLGQQAKKQNAAEQNKENSSGDSSGQFNLHSSGPGTSSLSMNYIQGDVPIAEAVMSQIEVQKRLQDQLEVQQKLQMRIEAQVEATRAQLTDLDLPLSNLMNYTNRQNRNDNIIGKTTHDDNIKEELQRSNYIVEEEQKSNMNLNFDLNSRNSYDFVGANAAVLEAKALSHGRLET; encoded by the exons ATGTATAATGGAAGTGGGGCGGGAAGAGGAGGTAGTTTTATGTATGAGAATGAAGTGGTGATGACAAGAGACCCAAAGCCAAGGTTGAGGTGGACTGTTGATCTACATCAACACTTTGTTGATGCTGTCACTAAGCTTGGTGGTCCTGAAA AAGCAACTCCCAAGTCAGTACTGAGGTTAATGGGCGTGAAGGGTTTGACACTATACCATTTGAAGAGTCATTTGCAG AAGTATAGACTTGGACAGCAGGCCAAGAAACAAAATGCAGCGgagcaaaacaaagaaaacagTAGTG GGGATTCGTCGGGACAATTTAATTTGCATTCCTCAGGCCCTGGTACCTCATCATTAAGTATGAACTATATACAAGG AGATGTTCCAATAGCAGAGGCAGTAATGAGTCAGATTGAAGTTCAGAAAAGATTACAGGACCAGCTTGAG GTGCAACAGAAATTGCAAATGAGAATAGAGGCACAAG TGGAAGCAACAAGAGCTCAGCTTACTGATTTGGATTTACCTCTGTCAAATTTAATGAATTACACGAATAGACAGAACCGGAATGATAACATTATCGGTAAAACAACACATGATGATAATATCAAAGAGGAGCTACAAAGGTCTAATTACATTGTGGAGGAAGAACAAAAGAGCAATATGAATCTTAACTTCGATTTGAATTCCAGAAATAGCTATGACTTTGTTGGTGCAAATGCAGCCGTGTTGGAAGCCAAAGCACTTTCACATGGAAGATTGGAAACATAG
- the LOC107806387 gene encoding myb family transcription factor PHL11-like isoform X1, with the protein MYNGSGAGRGGSFMYENEVVMTRDPKPRLRWTVDLHQHFVDAVTKLGGPEKATPKSVLRLMGVKGLTLYHLKSHLQKYRLGQQAKKQNAAEQNKENSSGDSSGQFNLHSSGPGTSSLSMNYIQGDVPIAEAVMSQIEVQKRLQDQLEVQQKLQMRIEAQGKYLQVILSKAQKSIPVNMNSPSAVEATRAQLTDLDLPLSNLMNYTNRQNRNDNIIGKTTHDDNIKEELQRSNYIVEEEQKSNMNLNFDLNSRNSYDFVGANAAVLEAKALSHGRLET; encoded by the exons ATGTATAATGGAAGTGGGGCGGGAAGAGGAGGTAGTTTTATGTATGAGAATGAAGTGGTGATGACAAGAGACCCAAAGCCAAGGTTGAGGTGGACTGTTGATCTACATCAACACTTTGTTGATGCTGTCACTAAGCTTGGTGGTCCTGAAA AAGCAACTCCCAAGTCAGTACTGAGGTTAATGGGCGTGAAGGGTTTGACACTATACCATTTGAAGAGTCATTTGCAG AAGTATAGACTTGGACAGCAGGCCAAGAAACAAAATGCAGCGgagcaaaacaaagaaaacagTAGTG GGGATTCGTCGGGACAATTTAATTTGCATTCCTCAGGCCCTGGTACCTCATCATTAAGTATGAACTATATACAAGG AGATGTTCCAATAGCAGAGGCAGTAATGAGTCAGATTGAAGTTCAGAAAAGATTACAGGACCAGCTTGAG GTGCAACAGAAATTGCAAATGAGAATAGAGGCACAAGGTAAGTATCTGCAAGTGATATTAAGTAAAGCTCAGAAGAGCATTCCAGTGAACATGAATTCTCCTAGTGCAGTGGAAGCAACAAGAGCTCAGCTTACTGATTTGGATTTACCTCTGTCAAATTTAATGAATTACACGAATAGACAGAACCGGAATGATAACATTATCGGTAAAACAACACATGATGATAATATCAAAGAGGAGCTACAAAGGTCTAATTACATTGTGGAGGAAGAACAAAAGAGCAATATGAATCTTAACTTCGATTTGAATTCCAGAAATAGCTATGACTTTGTTGGTGCAAATGCAGCCGTGTTGGAAGCCAAAGCACTTTCACATGGAAGATTGGAAACATAG
- the LOC107806386 gene encoding isoflavone reductase homolog: MAKSKVLVVGGTGYIGKRIVKASLAQGHTTYVLQRPEIGLDIDKLQMLLSFKEQGARLVEASFSDHRSLVEAVKQVDVVICTMSGVHFRSHNILLQLKLVDAIKEAGNIKRFLPSEFGMDPAIMGHAIEPGRVTFDEKMEVRKAIEEAHIPYTYISANCFAGYFAGNLSQLGTLVPPKHKVCVYGHGNVKVVYMDEDDVATYTIKSIDDPRTLNKTVYLRPQENILTQRELIAKWEKLKGIDLEKISVSEQDFLSSMKGMDYAGQVGVGHFYHIFYEGCLTNFEIGENAEEASELYPEVRYTRMDEYLKRYLN; encoded by the exons ATGGCAAAAAGCAAGGTTCTTGTTGTAGGCGGCACTGGTTATATTGGCAAGAGGATTGTAAAAGCTAGCTTAGCTCAGGGACATACAACGTATGTCTTGCAGCGACCGGAGATCGGCCTCGACATCGACAAACTACAGATGTTGTTGTCGTTCAAGGAGCAAGGTGCTCGACTTGTCGAGGCCTCGTTCTCCGACCACCGGAGCCTTGTGGAGGCTGTCAAACAGGTGGATGTTGTTATATGCACAATGTCTGGTGTGCATTTCAGAAGTCACAATATCTTGTTGCAACTCAAGTTGGTTGATGCCATTAAAGAAGCTGGAAATATTAAG CGGTTCTTGCCATCGGAATTTGGAATGGATCCAGCAATAATGGGACATGCAATAGAACCAGGAAGAGTGACATTTGATGAGAAGATGGAAGTGAGAAAAGCGATAGAAGAAGCTCATATTCCTTACACTTACATCTCTGCTAACTGCTTTGCTGGTTACTTTGCTGGCAATCTCTCTCAACTTGGAACTCTTGTTCCTCCTAAACACAAAGTTTGTGTCTATGGACATGGCAATGTTAAAG TGGTGTATATGGATGAAGATGATGTAGCAACATACACAATTAAAAGCATAGATGATCCAAGGACACTGAACAAGACAGTGTACCTTAGGCCACAGGAAAACATTCTGACTCAAAGGGAGTTGATAGCCAAGTGGGAAAAGCTGAAAGGAATAGACCTTGAAAAAATTAGCGTCTCTGAACAAGACTTCCTCTCTTCCATGAAAG GAATGGACTATGCTGGACAGGTAGGAGTTGGACATTTCTACCACATATTCTACGAAGGTTGTTTAACAAACTTTGAAATTGGAGAAAATGCAGAAGAAGCTTCTGAACTTTACCCTGAAGTTCGTTACACTCGTATGGATGAATATCTAAAACGCTATCTTAATTAA